Proteins encoded within one genomic window of Brassica rapa cultivar Chiifu-401-42 chromosome A09, CAAS_Brap_v3.01, whole genome shotgun sequence:
- the LOC103842788 gene encoding uncharacterized protein LOC103842788, with product MNEPIILDSEVRPVKILRIRPSITGAPDSFAWLATKSGTYSVKSGYFVAATLSNAELWEVTEEQRIEEQTLCKAIWTTKVSPKLQLFLWKITHGALPLGENIAKRGLLNHINCRRCGELETAEHLFIHCTFSQQIWAQNIWKQDFDPTSMPSFAAFLLATASLTNLPPLGVQETIFPWVCWVIWTARNHLIFENRVFDPVDTFSKAISSAREWNNAQASLISPQVLRNPQGPPSHRTPTELSCFTDAARISSTNRAGCGWYIANTEGDTLLQGSCTFKFISSALMAEALAIRSALIHAAEAGFLTICIKSDCQALIAAVSSKCHSIELYGIIRDIETLSFRFSCISFSFIPRSLNCRADTLAKSVLHSLPN from the exons ATGAATGAGCCTATTATTTTAGACTCTGAAGTAAGGCCCGTTAAG ATCCTTCGCATCCGACCCAGTATCACAGGAGCGCCGGACTCTTTTGCTTGGCTAGCAACAAAATCGGGAACATATTCTGTTAAATCAGGATACTTTGTAGCTGCTACCCTTAGCAATGCTGAACTCTGGGAGGTGACAGAAGAACAGAGAATAGAGGAACAGACCCTCTGCAAAGCAATCTGGACCACCAAAGTCTCTCCTAAGCTACAGCTTTTCCTCTGGAAGATCACACACGGAGCTCTTCCTCTAGGTGAGAACATAGCAAAGCGAGGTCTGCTCAATCACATCAACTGTCGCCGCTGTGGAGAACTGGAAACAGCTGAGCATCTCTTCATCCATTGCACCTTCTCGCAGCAGATCTGGGCTCAGAATATTTGGAAGCAGGATTTCGATCCGACATCTATGCCCTCATTTGCGGCTTTCCTTCTTGCGACAGCATCACTCACCAACCTTCCACCACTGGGGGTTCAGGAAACTATATTCCCATGGGTTTGTTGGGTTATTTGGACAGCAAGGAATCACCTTATCTTTGAGAACAGAGTGTTTGACCCTGTGGATACTTTCTCCAAGGCTATAAGCTCTGCTAGAGAGTGGAACAATGCTCAGGCCTCCCTGATATCTCCTCAAGTACTTCGTAACCCACAAGGACCTCCATCACACCGAACTCCCACCGAGCTCTCGTGCTTCACTGATGCTGCTAGGATATCGTCGACAAACAGAGCCGGCTGCGGATGGTACATCGCCAACACTGAAGGAGACACTTTACTACAAGGGTCCTGCACTTTCAAGTTCATCTCATCGGCCCTGATGGCGGAAGCCCTTGCTATCCGGTCCGCACTCATCCACGCTGCAGAAGCTGGATTTCTCACAATCTGCATTAAGTCAGACTGCCAGGCGCTCATTGCTGCCGTATCCTCGAAGTGCCACTCGATTGAGCTCTACGGAATCATTCGGGACATCGAGACTCTATCTTTTCGCTTCTCTTGTATTTCCTTTAGCTTCATTCCTCGCTCCTTGAACTGTAGGGCTGATACCTTAGCCAAATCTGTACTGCACTCTCTCCCCAACTAG
- the LOC103842736 gene encoding inorganic pyrophosphatase 2: protein MANKNNNIVVVFDFDKTIIDVDSDNWVVDELGFTELFDQLLPTMPWNSLMDRMMKELHDHGKTIEEIKQVLRRIPIHPRVIPAIKSAHALGCELRIVSDANTFFIETIVEHLGIRKYFSEINTNPGLVDEQGRLRISPYHDFNKSSHGCPRCPPNMCKGLIIERIQASFSKEGNKMKMIYLGDGVGDYCPSLGLKAEDYMMPRKNFPAWDLISQNPTLVKATVRDWIDGEAMEKILMGTANEIMSSDEEEEKEKMLCSDHCKISVVGIVHEPMLPLSLQVPLHLVK from the exons ATGGCTAACAAGAACAACAACATTGTCGTCGTGTTCGATTTCGACAAGACGATTATTGACGTGGATAGCGATAATTGGGTCGTCGATGAACTTGGTTTCACCGAGTTGTTTGACCAGCTTCTTCCGACAATGCCTTGGAACTCTCTCATG GATAGGATGATGAAGGAGCTTCATGATCATGGTAAAACCATTGAAGAAATCAAACAAGTCTTGAGAAGAATCCCTATTCATCCTCGTGTCATCCCTGCCATCAAATCCGCTCATGCTTTAGg GTGCGAGCTGAGAATAGTGAGTGACGCGAACACGTTCTTCATCGAAACGATCGTTGAACATCTCGGGATTAGGAAGTATTTCTCCGAGATTAACACAAACCCTGGACTTGTAGATGAACAAGGAAGGTTAAGAATCTCTCCTTACCACGATTTCAACAAGTCTTCCCATGGTTGCCCTCGTTGTCCTCCTAACATGTGCAAG ggTTTGATAATTGAGAGGATTCAAGCTTCTTTTTCCAAAGAAGGAAATAAGATGAAGATGATTTATCTTGGAGATGGTGTTGGTGATTACTGTCCGAGTCTTGGACTCAAAGCTGAAGATTACATGATGCCAAGGAAGAATTTCCCTGCTTGGGATTTGATTAGTCAAAACCCGACCTTGGTTAAGGCTACGGTTAGAGATTGGATCGATGGTGAAGCTATGGAAAAAATATTAATGGGAACTGCCAACGAGATTATGTCAtcagatgaagaagaggagaaggagaagatgtTATGCTCTGATCACTGCAAAATATCTGTTGTTGGGATTGTTCATGAACCTATGTTGCCTCTTTCTCTCCAAGTTCCTCTACACCTCGTTAAGTGA